One region of Eupeodes corollae chromosome 1, idEupCoro1.1, whole genome shotgun sequence genomic DNA includes:
- the LOC129948925 gene encoding uncharacterized protein LOC129948925, with product MDGGTDPPRKNWFKGLPPEVILDQNQNSNKKPKRKRPSDDFPEPPVINNDNNIPRFIVVTGLEKTGENIRSLSSYNPIQINRGLEFISKDILEVKAMRSGDLLLKVLNVETANKFLKAKLVDSIPVKVTNHLSLNSIQGRIYSKHIVDISEEELLSELKKFKVIDVKKMMRKQDDSLVATGAAILTFDLIRRPNEVKIGWVNCKVDEYIPNPMRCISCQKLGHTKNRCTGAPLCKNCCLPPPHDSCTRVFCLNCNTEGHTPSDPACPSFLRYKSVNKIKIDRRCTVRDAWQIFNDNPSIHQLPAPKNRNFGSSTMADIIKTRIEKTKQQHALNNKLKNTTASPPTNELLQTASSLTSIVLSNDNETSNDRINLSLSPISDSENDAEMEAGGSEIPSQSSVTSPASKQTLLNKSYDRTLLDHETINTPNTLITSTNHNPSQ from the exons ATGGACGGGGGTACAGATCCCCCTAGAAAAAACTGGTTTAAAGGGCTACCTCCTGAGGTAATCCTTGACCAGAATCAAAACTCCAACAAAAAACCCAAGCGAAAGCGCCCAAGCGACGACTTTCCCGAACCCCCAGTCATAAATAATGACAATAACATCCCAAGATTTATAGTTGTGACAGGTCTGGAAAAAACAGGTGAAAATATTCGTTCTCTTTCATCGTATAACCCCATCCAAATCAATAGAGGTCTTGAATTTATCTCTAAAGATATCTTGGAGGTTAAAGCCATGAGATCTGGAGATCTTCTCCTTAAAGTGCTTAATGTTGAGACTGCCAATAAATTCCTAAAAGCCAAACTCGTGGATTCTATTCCAGTAAAAGTCACAAACCACCTTAGCCTGAACTCTATTCAAGGAAGAATATACTCCAAACATATTGTAGATATCAGCGAAGAAGAGTTATTGtctgaattgaaaaaattcaaggTAATTGATGTCAAGAAAATGATGAGAAAGCAAGACGATTCATTGGTGGCAACCGGTGCAGCTATCTTGACTTTCGACTTGATTCGGCGACCCAACGAAGTGAAAATTGGATGGGTTAATTGCAAAGTAGACGAATATATACCCAACCCCATGAGATGCATATCTTGCCAAAAACTTGGACACACCAAGAATAGGTGCACAGGTGCTCCATTGTGCAAAAACTGCTGTCTTCCACCACCGCACGATAGTTGCACACGTGTTTTTTGTCTCAATTGCAACACAGAAGGCCACACTCCAAGTGATCCCGCCTGCCCTTCCTTTCTCCGATATAAATCcgtcaacaaaatcaaaattgatcGCCGGTGTACCGTACGGGATGCTTGGCAGATATTCAATGACAACCCTTCAATACATCAGCTCCCCGCTCCAAAGAATCGTAATTTTGGCAGCTCCACAATGGCAGACATAATAAAAACACGCAtagaaaaaactaaacaacaacATGCACttaacaacaaattgaaaaataccaCTGCATCTCCTCCTACTAATGAACTATTAC AAACTGCATCATCATTAACTTCAATCGTACTAAGCAATGACAACGAAACGTCAAACGACAGAATTAATCTGTCTCTTTCACCAATTTCGGACTCCGAAAATGATGCTGAAATGGAAGCTGGTGGCTCTGAGATACCATCTCAGTCATCTGTAACCTCTCCTGCATCAAAACAAACTCTCTTAAATAAATCATATGACAGAACTCTCTTAGATCACGAAACCATAAACACTCCAAATACATTAATTACATCCACAAACCATAATCCATCACAATGA